The following are encoded together in the Lathyrus oleraceus cultivar Zhongwan6 chromosome 3, CAAS_Psat_ZW6_1.0, whole genome shotgun sequence genome:
- the LOC127126160 gene encoding preprotein translocase subunit SCY2, chloroplastic, with protein sequence MEATRFSLYHFHPHNFRPKPTALLSGRRHAETRVSLFTRNSHSLNRRISVNFSDRLRSDYIRSETPLLSEEGVPESTRSDDVETIVGSSGGDNSLITLELKPRAFKNRFLNFVRFGSVINGAAEAFFKSEIRRRLFVTAVLIVISRVGYFIPLPGFDRRLIPKDYMSFVSGSSVDELGDFSSELKLSLFQLGISPQIIASIIMQVFCHVVPSLVKLRKEGLDGNEKIKSYIWWLSLGFAIVEALIVSCYSLPYSIYAASYRFKHVMLTTFFLVCGAMTITWICDTISESGFGQGSSLIICVGILIGYMETLHKMLTQLSASAVSWWPYVLAVLGLFTIVTMWAVVVTEGCRKVKLQYYGFKLASAAREQSPITEVEPYIPFNINPAGMQPVLTTSYLLAFPSIVASLLQSPFWERVKEMLNPDSSVGAEPWVYYSIYAFFVFLFNIFDIANLPKEIADYLNKMGARIPNVKPGKATIEYLSKVQASTRFWGGLLLSVLATTSSVLDHYLRRRNAGFAIGFTSILIIVGSIIELRRSYQAYNVMPGLSNALKRYGV encoded by the exons ATGGAAGCAACGCGATTCTCTCTCTATCACTTCCATCCTCACAACTTCCGTCCCAAACCCACCGCACTTCTCTCAG GAAGAAGACACGCAGAAACTAGGGTTTCACTTTTCACAAGAAATTCACATTCGCTTAACCGGAGAATTTCCGTTAACTTCTCTGACCGACTCCGAAGTGATTATATCCGTTCTGAGACGCCGCTTTTGAGTGAAGAAGGTGTTCCGGAGAGTACTCGCAGTGATGATGTTGAAACAATTGTTGGTTCTTCTGGCGGTGATAACTCGTTAATAACCTTAGAGTTGAAACCTAGAGCGTTTAAAAATAGGTTTCTGAACTTTGTGCGTTTTGGTTCTGTTATTAATGGTGCTGCTGAGGCGTTTTTTAAGAGCGAGATTCGGAGGAGGTTGTTTGTTACTGCTGTGTTGATTGTGATTAGTCGTGTTGGTTATTTTATTCCTCTTCCTGGATTTGACAGAAGGTTGATACCAAAGGATTATATGAGCTTTGTCTCTGGTTCATCTGTTG ATGAACTTGGTGACTTCTCCTCTGAGCTCAAGCTGTCTCTTTTCCAACTTGGAATCAGTCCTCAAATAATAGCATCCATTATTATGCAG GTATTCTGTCATGTTGTTCCTTCTCTAGTAAAGTTGCGGAAAGAAGGTTTGGATGGGAATGAGAAGATTAAGAGTTATAT TTGGTGGCTGTCGCTGGGCTTTGCAATTGTGGAAGCTCTAATAGTTTCTTGCTACTCACTTCCATACTCAATTTACGCCGCTAGTTATAG GTTTAAACATGTAATGCTGACAACTTTTTTTTTGGTTTGTGGTGCAATGACTATTACATGGATATGTGATACCATATCAGAATCTGGATTTG GTCAAGGTTCATCTCTTATTATATGTGTTGGAATACTGATTGGGTATATGGAGACATTACACAAAATGCTTACCCAGCTTTCAG CGAGTGCTGTTAGTTGGTGGCCGTATGTGCTTGCAGTATTGGGCCTCTTCACAATAGTCACTATGTGGGCAGTTGTAGTTACTGAAGGTTGCAGGAAAGTAAAGCTTCAGTACTATGGTTTTAAACTTGCTTCTGCTGCAAG GGAGCAATCGCCTATAACGGAAGTGGAACCCTatattcctttcaatattaatcCAGCAGGGATGCAACCTGTTCTTACCACCTCTTACCTCTTGGCCTTTCCAAGCATTGTCGCTAG TTTGCTTCAGTCACCTTTTTGGGAGCGTGTGAAGGAAATGTTGAATCCCGACTCTTCTGTTGGCGCTGAACCGTGGGTCTACTATTCCATATATGCATTCTTTGTCTTCCTTTTCAATATATTTGACATT GCTAACTTGCCAAAGGAAATTGCTGATTACTTGAATAAGATGGGTGCAAGGATACCTAATGTTAAGCCTGGGAAGGCTACGATAGAATACCTCTCAAAGGTTCAGGCATCCACACGATTTTGGG GGGGCCTACTGTTAAGTGTTTTGGCTACTACTTCAAGTGTTCTCGATCACTATTTACGGCGTAGAAATGCTGGTTTTGCTATTGGTTTTACATCAATTCTAATTATT GTTGGTTCCATTATTGAACTTAGAAGATCGTATCAAGCATATAACGTGATGCCAGGATTAAGCAATGCTTTGAAGCGTTATGGTGTATAA